In Alosa alosa isolate M-15738 ecotype Scorff River chromosome 19, AALO_Geno_1.1, whole genome shotgun sequence, a genomic segment contains:
- the LOC125284206 gene encoding vegetative cell wall protein gp1-like isoform X5, whose amino-acid sequence MQMPPNQASYAWMPSTPMSQQGPSQTQAKPVWGLNRPAQAPHTTSQLAKATPAPVRQAPQTTSQQAKTPPAPVRQAPQTTSQQAKTPPAPVWQAPQTTSQQAKTPPAPVRQAPQTTSQQAKTPPAPVRQVPQTTSQQAKTPPAPVRQAPQTTSQQAKTPPAPVWQAPQTTSQQAKTPPAPVRQEPAHYLKPTPSPTGDSVVEKRYLVPYSFGLYNFDNRPSGSGSVPSVNDLGQVKGGPQPSSSYTSYRYPILSYPAQSSPMQMPPNQASYAWMPSTPMSQQGPSQTQAKPVWGLNRLAQAPQTTSQQAKTPPAPVRQAPQTTSQQAKTPLAPVRQEPAHNPKPTPCPTGDSVEEKRYLVIAQPSGFQTRYVVKSFNRYVRGKNVFSQTTYIPLHYRSSETAPEPAPVAIFP is encoded by the exons ATGCAGATGCCACCAAACCAGGCAAGCTATGCATGGATGCCCTCAACTCCAATGAGCCAGCAAGGCCCATCCCAAACCCAGGCGAAACCAGTGTGGGGTCTCAATCGCCCTGCTCAGGCGCCGCACACCACCAGCCAGCTGGCCAAGGCTACCCCAGCCCCAGTGAGGCAGGCGCCGCAGACCACCAGCcagcaggctaagactcccccAGCCCCAGTGAGGCAGGCGCCGCAGACCACCAGCcagcaggctaagactcccccAGCCCCAGTTTGGCAGGCGCCGCAGACCACCAGCcagcaggctaagactcccccAGCCCCAGTGAGGCAG GCGCCGCAGACCACCAGCcagcaggctaagactcccccAGCCCCAGTGAGGCAGGTGCCGCAGACCACCAGCCAGCAG gctaagactcccccAGCCCCAGTGAGGCAGGCGCCGCAGACCACCAGCcagcaggctaagactcccccAGCCCCAGTTTGGCAGGCGCCGCAGACCACCAGCcagcaggctaagactcccccAGCCCCAGTGAG ACAGGAGCCGGCTCACTATCTTAAACCTACACCTAGCCCTACTGGTGATTCTGTGGTGGAAAAGCGTTACCTTGTTCCCTATAGTTTTGGACTTTATAACTTCGATAATAGACCTTCTGGTAGTGGCTCTGTACCCTCTGTGAATGACCTGGGCCAAGTCAAAGGTGGACCTCAGCCAAGTTCCAGTTACACGTCTTACAGATACCCAATTCTAAGTTATCCTGCCCAATCAAGTCCAATGCAGATGCCACCAAACCAGGCAAGCTATGCATGGATGCCCTCAACTCCAATGAGCCAGCAAGGCCCATCCCAAACCCAGGCGAAGCCAGTGTGGGGTCTCAATCGCCTTGCTCAGGCGCCGCAGACCACCAGCCAGCAGGCTAAGACCCCCCCAGCCCCAGTGAGGCAGGCGCCGCAGACCACCAGCcagcaggctaagactcccctAGCCCCAGTGAGACAGGAGCCGGCTCACAATCCTAAACCTACACCTTGCCCTACTGGTGATTCTGTGGAGGAAAAGCGCTACCTTGTTATAGCTCAGCCATCAGGTTTTCAAACCCGCTATGTGGTCAAATCATTTAACCGTTATGTACGAGGAAAAAATGTCTTTTCCCAAACCACCTACATCCCACTGCACTATCGTTCAAGTGAAACTGCCCCTGAGCCTGCCCCCGTCGCCATTTTTCCATGA
- the LOC125284378 gene encoding vegetative cell wall protein gp1-like, with protein sequence MMFRFVCVCLLLSEVSGQRGSGVPYSFGFYNFDNRPSGSGSVPSVNDLGEVKGGPRPSSSYTSYRSPILSYPAQSSPMQMPPNQASYAWMPSTPMSQQGPSQTQAKPVWGLNRPAQAPQTTSQPAKATPAPVRQAPQTTCQQAKTPPAPVRQALQTTSQQAKTPPAPVRQAPQTTSQQAKTPPAPVRQAPQTTSQQAKTPPAPVRQAPQTTSQQAKTPPAPVRQEPAHYLKPTPSPTGDSV encoded by the exons ATGATGTTTAG gtttgtttgtgtctgcctTCTCTTAAGTGAAGTAAGCGGTCAACGAG GGTCTGGTGTTCCCTATAGTTTTGGATTTTATAACTTCGATAATAGACCTTCTGGTAGTGGCTCTGTACCCTCTGTGAATGACCTGGGTGAAGTCAAAGGTGGACCTCGGCCAAGTTCCAGTTACACGTCTTACAGATCCCCAATTCTAAGTTATCCTGCCCAATCAAGTCCAATGCAGATGCCACCAAACCAGGCAAGCTATGCATGGATGCCTTCAACTCCAATGAGCCAGCAAGGCCCATCCCAAACCCAGGCGAAGCCAGTGTGGGGTCTCAATCGCCCTGCTCAGGCGCCGCAGACCACCAGCCAGCCGGCCAAGGCTACCCCAGCCCCAGTGAGGCAGGCGCCGCAGACCACCTGCcagcaggctaagactcccccAGCCCCGGTGAGGCAGGCGCTGCAGACCACCAGCcagcaggctaagactcccccAGCCCCAGTGAGGCAGGCGCCGCAGACCACCAGCcagcaggctaagactcccccAGCCCCAGTGAGGCAGGCGCCGCAGACCACCAGCcagcaggctaagactcccccAGCCCCAGTGAGGCAGGCGCCGCAGACCACCAGCcagcaggctaagactcccccAGCCCCAGTGAGACAGGAGCCGGCTCACTATCTTAAACCTACACCTAGCCCTACTGGTGATTCTGTATGA
- the LOC125284206 gene encoding vegetative cell wall protein gp1-like isoform X3: MQMPPNQASYAWMPSTPMSQQGPSQTQAKPVWGLNRPAQAPHTTSQLAKATPAPVRQAPQTTSQQAKTPPAPVRQEPAHYLKPTPSPTGDSVVEKRYLVPYSFGLYNFDNRPSGSGSVPSVNDLGQVKGGPQPSSSYTSYRYPILSYPAQSSPMQMPPNQASYAWMPSTPMSQQGPSQTQAKPVWGLNRLAQAPQTTSQQAKTPPAPVRQAPQTTSQQAKTPLAPVRQEPAHNPKPTPCPTGDSVEEKRYLVIAQPSGFQTRYVVKSFNRYVRGKNVFSQTTYIPLHYRSSETAPEPAPVAIFP, translated from the exons ATGCAGATGCCACCAAACCAGGCAAGCTATGCATGGATGCCCTCAACTCCAATGAGCCAGCAAGGCCCATCCCAAACCCAGGCGAAACCAGTGTGGGGTCTCAATCGCCCTGCTCAGGCGCCGCACACCACCAGCCAGCTGGCCAAGGCTACCCCAGCCCCAGTGAGGCAGGCGCCGCAGACCACCAGCcagcaggctaagactcccccAGCCCCAGTGAG ACAGGAGCCGGCTCACTATCTTAAACCTACACCTAGCCCTACTGGTGATTCTGTGGTGGAAAAGCGTTACCTTGTTCCCTATAGTTTTGGACTTTATAACTTCGATAATAGACCTTCTGGTAGTGGCTCTGTACCCTCTGTGAATGACCTGGGCCAAGTCAAAGGTGGACCTCAGCCAAGTTCCAGTTACACGTCTTACAGATACCCAATTCTAAGTTATCCTGCCCAATCAAGTCCAATGCAGATGCCACCAAACCAGGCAAGCTATGCATGGATGCCCTCAACTCCAATGAGCCAGCAAGGCCCATCCCAAACCCAGGCGAAGCCAGTGTGGGGTCTCAATCGCCTTGCTCAGGCGCCGCAGACCACCAGCCAGCAGGCTAAGACCCCCCCAGCCCCAGTGAGGCAGGCGCCGCAGACCACCAGCcagcaggctaagactcccctAGCCCCAGTGAGACAGGAGCCGGCTCACAATCCTAAACCTACACCTTGCCCTACTGGTGATTCTGTGGAGGAAAAGCGCTACCTTGTTATAGCTCAGCCATCAGGTTTTCAAACCCGCTATGTGGTCAAATCATTTAACCGTTATGTACGAGGAAAAAATGTCTTTTCCCAAACCACCTACATCCCACTGCACTATCGTTCAAGTGAAACTGCCCCTGAGCCTGCCCCCGTCGCCATTTTTCCATGA
- the LOC125284206 gene encoding predicted GPI-anchored protein 58 isoform X1, whose amino-acid sequence MQMPPNQASYAWMPSTPMSQQGPSQTQAKPVWGPNRPAQEAQVPRTTSQPAKTPPAPVRQVPQTTSQQAKTPPAPVRQAPQTTSQQAKTPPAPVWQAPQTTSQQAKTPPAPVRQEPAHYLKPTPSPTGDSVVEKRYLVPYSFGLYNFDNRPSGSGSVPSVNDLGQVKGGPQPSSSYTSYRYPILSYPAQSSPMQMPPNQASYAWMPSTPMSQQGPSQTQAKPVWGLNRLAQAPQTTSQQAKTPPAPVRQAPQTTSQQAKTPLAPVRQEPAHNPKPTPCPTGDSVEEKRYLVIAQPSGFQTRYVVKSFNRYVRGKNVFSQTTYIPLHYRSSETAPEPAPVAIFP is encoded by the exons ATGCAGATGCCACCAAACCAGGCAAGCTATGCATGGATGCCCTCAACTCCAATGAGCCAGCAAGGCCCATCCCAAACCCAG GCGAAGCCAGTGTGGGGTCCCAATCGCCCTGCTCAGGAGGCCCAGGTGCCGCGGACCACCAGCCAGCCGGCCAAGACTCCCCCAGCCCCAGTGAGGCAGGTGCCGCAGACCACCAGCcagcaggctaagactcccccAGCCCCAGTGAGGCAGGCGCCGCAGACCACCAGCcagcaggctaagactcccccAGCCCCAGTTTGGCAGGCGCCGCAGACCACCAGCcagcaggctaagactcccccAGCCCCAGTGAG ACAGGAGCCGGCTCACTATCTTAAACCTACACCTAGCCCTACTGGTGATTCTGTGGTGGAAAAGCGTTACCTTGTTCCCTATAGTTTTGGACTTTATAACTTCGATAATAGACCTTCTGGTAGTGGCTCTGTACCCTCTGTGAATGACCTGGGCCAAGTCAAAGGTGGACCTCAGCCAAGTTCCAGTTACACGTCTTACAGATACCCAATTCTAAGTTATCCTGCCCAATCAAGTCCAATGCAGATGCCACCAAACCAGGCAAGCTATGCATGGATGCCCTCAACTCCAATGAGCCAGCAAGGCCCATCCCAAACCCAGGCGAAGCCAGTGTGGGGTCTCAATCGCCTTGCTCAGGCGCCGCAGACCACCAGCCAGCAGGCTAAGACCCCCCCAGCCCCAGTGAGGCAGGCGCCGCAGACCACCAGCcagcaggctaagactcccctAGCCCCAGTGAGACAGGAGCCGGCTCACAATCCTAAACCTACACCTTGCCCTACTGGTGATTCTGTGGAGGAAAAGCGCTACCTTGTTATAGCTCAGCCATCAGGTTTTCAAACCCGCTATGTGGTCAAATCATTTAACCGTTATGTACGAGGAAAAAATGTCTTTTCCCAAACCACCTACATCCCACTGCACTATCGTTCAAGTGAAACTGCCCCTGAGCCTGCCCCCGTCGCCATTTTTCCATGA
- the LOC125284206 gene encoding vegetative cell wall protein gp1-like isoform X2 codes for MQMPPNQASYAWMPSTPMSQQGPSQTQAKPVWGPNRPAQEAQVPRTTSQPAKTPPAPVRQVPQTTSQQAKTPPAPVRQEPAHYLKPTPSPTGDSVVEKRYLVPYSFGLYNFDNRPSGSGSVPSVNDLGQVKGGPQPSSSYTSYRYPILSYPAQSSPMQMPPNQASYAWMPSTPMSQQGPSQTQAKPVWGLNRLAQAPQTTSQQAKTPPAPVRQAPQTTSQQAKTPLAPVRQEPAHNPKPTPCPTGDSVEEKRYLVIAQPSGFQTRYVVKSFNRYVRGKNVFSQTTYIPLHYRSSETAPEPAPVAIFP; via the exons ATGCAGATGCCACCAAACCAGGCAAGCTATGCATGGATGCCCTCAACTCCAATGAGCCAGCAAGGCCCATCCCAAACCCAGGCGAAGCCAGTGTGGGGTCCCAATCGCCCTGCTCAGGAGGCCCAGGTGCCGCGGACCACCAGCCAGCCGGCCAAGACTCCCCCAGCCCCAGTGAGGCAGGTGCCGCAGACCACCAGCcagcaggctaagactcccccAGCCCCAGTGAG ACAGGAGCCGGCTCACTATCTTAAACCTACACCTAGCCCTACTGGTGATTCTGTGGTGGAAAAGCGTTACCTTGTTCCCTATAGTTTTGGACTTTATAACTTCGATAATAGACCTTCTGGTAGTGGCTCTGTACCCTCTGTGAATGACCTGGGCCAAGTCAAAGGTGGACCTCAGCCAAGTTCCAGTTACACGTCTTACAGATACCCAATTCTAAGTTATCCTGCCCAATCAAGTCCAATGCAGATGCCACCAAACCAGGCAAGCTATGCATGGATGCCCTCAACTCCAATGAGCCAGCAAGGCCCATCCCAAACCCAGGCGAAGCCAGTGTGGGGTCTCAATCGCCTTGCTCAGGCGCCGCAGACCACCAGCCAGCAGGCTAAGACCCCCCCAGCCCCAGTGAGGCAGGCGCCGCAGACCACCAGCcagcaggctaagactcccctAGCCCCAGTGAGACAGGAGCCGGCTCACAATCCTAAACCTACACCTTGCCCTACTGGTGATTCTGTGGAGGAAAAGCGCTACCTTGTTATAGCTCAGCCATCAGGTTTTCAAACCCGCTATGTGGTCAAATCATTTAACCGTTATGTACGAGGAAAAAATGTCTTTTCCCAAACCACCTACATCCCACTGCACTATCGTTCAAGTGAAACTGCCCCTGAGCCTGCCCCCGTCGCCATTTTTCCATGA
- the LOC125284206 gene encoding vegetative cell wall protein gp1-like isoform X4 — MQMPPNQASYAWMPSTPMSQQGPSQTQAKPVWGLNRPAQAPHTTSQLAKATPAPVRQAPQTTSQQAKTPPAPVRQAPQTTSQQAKTPPAPVWQAPQTTSQQAKTPPAPVRQAPQTTSQQAKTPPAPVRQVPQTTSQQAKTPPAPVRQAPQTTSQQAKTPPAPVWQAPQTTSQQAKTPPAPVRQAPQTTSQQAKTPPAPVRQAPQTTSQQAKTPLAPVRQEPAHNPKPTPCPTGDSVEEKRYLVIAQPSGFQTRYVVKSFNRYVRGKNVFSQTTYIPLHYRSSETAPEPAPVAIFP; from the exons ATGCAGATGCCACCAAACCAGGCAAGCTATGCATGGATGCCCTCAACTCCAATGAGCCAGCAAGGCCCATCCCAAACCCAGGCGAAACCAGTGTGGGGTCTCAATCGCCCTGCTCAGGCGCCGCACACCACCAGCCAGCTGGCCAAGGCTACCCCAGCCCCAGTGAGGCAGGCGCCGCAGACCACCAGCcagcaggctaagactcccccAGCCCCAGTGAGGCAGGCGCCGCAGACCACCAGCcagcaggctaagactcccccAGCCCCAGTTTGGCAGGCGCCGCAGACCACCAGCcagcaggctaagactcccccAGCCCCAGTGAGGCAG GCGCCGCAGACCACCAGCcagcaggctaagactcccccAGCCCCAGTGAGGCAGGTGCCGCAGACCACCAGCCAGCAG gctaagactcccccAGCCCCAGTGAGGCAGGCGCCGCAGACCACCAGCcagcaggctaagactcccccAGCCCCAGTTTGGCAGGCGCCGCAGACCACCAGCcagcaggctaagactcccccAGCCCCAGTGAGGCAG GCGCCGCAGACCACCAGCCAGCAGGCTAAGACCCCCCCAGCCCCAGTGAGGCAGGCGCCGCAGACCACCAGCcagcaggctaagactcccctAGCCCCAGTGAGACAGGAGCCGGCTCACAATCCTAAACCTACACCTTGCCCTACTGGTGATTCTGTGGAGGAAAAGCGCTACCTTGTTATAGCTCAGCCATCAGGTTTTCAAACCCGCTATGTGGTCAAATCATTTAACCGTTATGTACGAGGAAAAAATGTCTTTTCCCAAACCACCTACATCCCACTGCACTATCGTTCAAGTGAAACTGCCCCTGAGCCTGCCCCCGTCGCCATTTTTCCATGA